The proteins below come from a single Fusobacterium nucleatum genomic window:
- a CDS encoding DUF2207 domain-containing protein: protein MKKNILRIFLFFIISIISFSASFRISDLNVEAKLQKDGSMIVNEAVTYDIDEINGIYFDIDAKGYGGITSLQVFEDEGHYEDNVISYREVDPVNYEVTENDGVYRIKLYSKNYNNVRTFKFVYTLPEAIKVYNDVAQLNRKMVGQDWQQGISTVKVTIELPVSNDYDNSKVLVFGHGPLTGEVDKVENTVVYKLDDYYLGDFLEAHILMEPEIFSEFDKSKIIHKDMKEELLDMEARLADEANEERENALKREESIQKLSDNAKTIFGVEASIWAVLMYYIHGIFKRKNKSKNNDIKYLRELPDDSSPALVGGVMTKSVNDNEILATIVDLIRKKVLTLETSDKKTIITLTGSTGLLSAQEKTIIDIYINDFGDGRSLDLKSIGFFHKVPMSTARKFENWSSYIVNEMNRKGLVYEHIGCGATLIFVLLSVILAFGGLIQAGLTENPLFMFGIPLGVVLFFSAGTAKYPSKKLAETMSKWQAFKNFLSDYSQLEEAKITSIHLWEQYFVYAIALGVSDKVVKAYRKALDMGIIKDSDGISNLAYSPIFNSNFSRSFSNLNSLVSKTNSRASSAIASSRRSSSSGGGGGFSSGSSGGGGSRGGGGGF from the coding sequence ATGAAAAAAAATATATTAAGAATTTTTCTATTTTTTATCATTTCTATTATAAGTTTTTCAGCAAGTTTTAGAATCTCTGACTTAAATGTAGAAGCTAAACTACAAAAAGATGGTTCAATGATTGTCAATGAAGCTGTAACTTATGATATAGACGAGATAAATGGAATATACTTTGACATTGATGCAAAGGGATATGGAGGAATAACTTCTTTACAAGTTTTTGAAGATGAAGGACATTATGAAGATAATGTAATTTCTTATAGAGAAGTTGACCCTGTAAATTATGAAGTTACAGAAAATGATGGAGTATATAGGATAAAACTTTATTCAAAAAATTATAATAATGTAAGAACATTTAAGTTTGTCTATACATTGCCAGAAGCTATAAAAGTTTATAATGATGTAGCTCAATTAAATAGAAAAATGGTAGGACAAGATTGGCAACAAGGGATATCTACTGTTAAAGTAACTATAGAGCTTCCAGTATCAAATGATTATGACAACTCAAAAGTTTTAGTCTTTGGACATGGACCATTGACTGGGGAAGTTGATAAAGTAGAAAATACTGTTGTGTATAAATTAGATGATTATTATCTAGGAGATTTCTTAGAAGCACATATCTTAATGGAACCAGAAATATTTTCAGAATTTGATAAATCAAAAATAATTCATAAGGATATGAAAGAAGAACTTTTAGATATGGAAGCAAGACTTGCTGATGAGGCTAATGAAGAAAGAGAAAATGCTTTAAAAAGAGAAGAAAGTATACAAAAACTTTCTGATAATGCAAAAACAATTTTTGGTGTAGAAGCATCAATATGGGCAGTTTTAATGTACTACATTCATGGAATATTTAAAAGAAAAAATAAATCTAAAAATAATGATATAAAATATTTAAGAGAATTACCTGACGATTCCTCTCCTGCTCTTGTAGGTGGAGTTATGACAAAAAGTGTCAATGATAATGAGATACTTGCAACAATTGTTGATTTAATTAGAAAAAAAGTTTTAACACTTGAAACTTCTGATAAAAAAACCATAATAACTTTAACAGGAAGTACAGGACTATTGTCTGCTCAGGAAAAAACTATAATAGATATCTATATAAATGATTTTGGAGATGGAAGATCATTGGATTTAAAAAGTATTGGGTTTTTTCATAAAGTTCCAATGTCAACTGCTAGGAAATTTGAAAATTGGAGTAGCTATATTGTCAATGAAATGAATAGAAAAGGTTTAGTTTATGAACATATAGGCTGTGGTGCAACATTAATTTTTGTATTACTATCTGTAATATTGGCTTTTGGTGGTCTAATACAAGCAGGTTTAACAGAAAATCCTCTTTTTATGTTTGGTATTCCATTAGGAGTTGTACTTTTCTTTTCAGCTGGAACAGCTAAGTATCCAAGTAAAAAATTAGCTGAAACAATGAGTAAATGGCAAGCATTTAAAAACTTTTTATCAGATTATTCTCAATTAGAAGAAGCAAAAATCACTTCTATACATCTTTGGGAACAATATTTTGTTTATGCAATAGCATTAGGAGTATCTGATAAAGTAGTAAAAGCATATAGAAAAGCATTGGATATGGGAATTATAAAAGATAGTGATGGAATAAGTAATCTCGCTTATTCACCTATATTTAATAGCAATTTTAGTCGTTCATTTAGTAATTTAAATAGTTTAGTTAGTAAAACTAATTCAAGAGCAAGTTCAGCAATTGCTTCAAGTAGAAGATCTAGTTCATCTGGAGGAGGCGGAGGCTTTAGCTCTGGCTCATCAGGTGGAGGCGGCTCTCGTGGTGGAGGCGGAGGCTTCTAA
- the rpmA gene encoding 50S ribosomal protein L27 — MQFLFNIQLFAHKKGQGSVKNGRDSNPKYLGVKKYDGEVVKAGNIIVRQRGTKFHAGNNMGIGKDHTLFALIDGYVKFERLGKDRKQISIYSEK, encoded by the coding sequence ATGCAATTTTTATTTAATATACAATTATTTGCACATAAAAAAGGACAAGGTTCTGTTAAAAATGGAAGAGACTCTAATCCTAAATATCTTGGAGTTAAAAAATATGATGGAGAAGTTGTAAAAGCTGGTAACATCATAGTTAGACAAAGAGGAACTAAATTTCATGCAGGAAATAATATGGGAATTGGTAAAGATCACACTCTTTTTGCTTTAATTGATGGATATGTAAAGTTTGAAAGATTGGGAAAAGATAGAAAACAAATTTCTATATATTCAGAAAAATAA
- a CDS encoding GNAT family N-acetyltransferase, whose translation MKSDYDIIEIKKDNINLIKDLWEKNRIFHQNKTSNFSYQYLNLNFNERMKNIFNSKNIKYYKISAIINKSNIVGYCLSIIQGSSGELCTLFVDEQHRNNGLGHLLVDKHLDWLKDNKCESIFVNVLVENESTIRFYESLGFKQNIINMEIPLKKI comes from the coding sequence ATGAAAAGTGATTATGATATTATTGAGATAAAAAAAGATAATATAAATTTAATAAAAGATTTATGGGAAAAAAATAGAATATTTCATCAAAATAAAACAAGTAATTTTTCTTATCAATATTTGAATTTAAATTTCAATGAAAGAATGAAAAACATATTTAATTCAAAAAATATAAAATATTATAAAATTAGTGCTATAATAAATAAAAGCAATATTGTAGGTTATTGTTTATCTATAATTCAAGGAAGTTCGGGAGAGTTATGTACATTATTTGTTGATGAGCAGCATAGAAATAATGGTTTGGGACATTTGTTAGTGGATAAACATTTAGATTGGTTAAAAGATAATAAATGTGAGAGTATATTTGTGAATGTTCTTGTAGAAAATGAAAGTACTATAAGATTTTATGAATCACTTGGATTTAAACAAAATATAATAAATATGGAAATTCCATTAAAAAAAATTTAG
- a CDS encoding DUF1846 domain-containing protein: MKIGFNHEKYLEEQSKYILERVNNHDKLYIEFGGKLLGDLHAKRVLPGFDENAKIKVLNKLKDKIEVIICVYAGDIERNKIRGDFGITYDMDVFRLIDDLRENDLKVNSVVITRYEDRPSTALFITRLERRGIKVYKHFATKGYPSDVDTIVSDEGYGKNTYIETTKPIVVVTAPGPGSGKLATCLSQLYHEYKMGKDVGYSKFETFPVWNVPLKHPLNIAYEAATVDLNDVNMIDPFHLEEYGEIAVNYNRDIEAFPLLKRIIEKITGKKSIYQSPTDMGVNRVGFGITNDEVVRKASEQEIIRRYFKTGCDYKKGNTDLETFKRSEFIMHSLGLKEEDRKVVIFARKKLQLLNEEKNDKQKTVSAIAFEMPDGKIITGKKSSLMDAPSAAILNSLKYLSNFDDELLLISPTILEPIIKLKEKTLKNRHIPLDCEEILIALSITAATNPMAEVALSKLSQLEGVQAHSTHILGRNDEQHLRKLGIDVTSDQVFPTENLYYN, from the coding sequence ATGAAAATAGGTTTTAACCATGAAAAGTATTTAGAAGAACAATCCAAATATATACTTGAAAGAGTTAATAACCACGATAAACTGTATATTGAATTTGGAGGAAAACTTTTAGGAGATTTACATGCTAAAAGAGTTTTACCAGGATTTGATGAAAATGCCAAAATTAAAGTTTTAAATAAACTTAAAGATAAAATAGAAGTTATAATCTGTGTTTATGCAGGAGATATAGAAAGGAATAAAATCAGAGGTGACTTTGGCATCACCTATGATATGGATGTTTTTAGACTTATTGATGATTTAAGAGAAAATGATTTAAAAGTTAATAGTGTGGTTATTACTAGATACGAAGATAGACCTTCAACAGCTCTTTTTATAACAAGACTAGAAAGAAGAGGAATAAAAGTATATAAACACTTTGCCACAAAAGGATATCCAAGTGATGTTGATACAATAGTAAGTGATGAAGGTTATGGAAAAAATACCTATATAGAAACTACAAAACCAATAGTTGTTGTAACTGCCCCAGGACCAGGAAGTGGAAAACTTGCCACTTGTTTAAGTCAACTTTACCATGAATATAAAATGGGAAAAGATGTGGGATATTCAAAATTTGAAACTTTCCCCGTTTGGAATGTTCCTTTAAAACATCCTTTAAACATAGCTTATGAAGCTGCAACTGTTGACTTAAATGATGTCAATATGATAGATCCATTTCATTTAGAAGAATATGGAGAAATTGCTGTAAATTACAATAGAGATATTGAAGCTTTTCCTCTATTAAAAAGAATTATTGAAAAGATAACAGGTAAAAAATCAATTTATCAATCTCCAACTGATATGGGAGTTAATAGAGTTGGTTTTGGTATAACTAATGATGAAGTAGTTAGAAAAGCCTCAGAACAAGAAATAATAAGAAGATATTTTAAAACTGGTTGCGATTATAAAAAAGGAAATACTGACTTAGAAACATTTAAAAGATCAGAATTTATAATGCATAGCCTAGGTTTAAAAGAAGAAGATAGAAAAGTTGTAATTTTTGCTAGAAAAAAATTACAACTTTTAAATGAAGAAAAAAATGATAAACAAAAAACAGTTTCTGCTATTGCGTTTGAAATGCCAGATGGAAAAATAATTACAGGAAAAAAATCTTCCTTAATGGATGCCCCATCAGCAGCTATATTAAATTCATTGAAATATTTATCCAATTTTGATGATGAGCTACTTCTAATTTCACCAACAATTTTAGAACCAATTATAAAATTAAAAGAGAAAACATTAAAAAATAGACACATTCCACTTGATTGTGAGGAAATATTGATAGCTTTAAGTATTACAGCAGCAACTAACCCTATGGCAGAGGTTGCATTATCTAAACTTTCTCAATTAGAAGGTGTACAGGCTCATTCAACACATATTTTAGGAAGAAATGATGAACAACATCTAAGAAAATTAGGAATAGACGTTACATCAGATCAAGTTTTTCCAACTGAAAATTTATACTATAATTAA
- a CDS encoding LemA family protein, whose protein sequence is MIALGVIIGIIVILAVVAIGYKNKFVVLDNRVKNSWSQIDVQMQNRFSLVPNLVETVKGYAKHEKETFEGIANAKTRYMSATTPEEKMEANNQLSGFLGRLFAISEAYPELKANTGFENLQAQLVEVENKIRFARQFYNDTVTEYNQTIQMFPGSLFAGFFNYHNAELFKANEMAREEVQVKF, encoded by the coding sequence ATGATAGCATTAGGAGTAATAATAGGAATAATTGTAATTTTAGCTGTTGTAGCTATTGGCTATAAAAATAAGTTTGTAGTTTTAGATAACAGAGTTAAAAATTCTTGGAGTCAGATTGATGTACAAATGCAAAATAGATTTAGCCTTGTACCAAACTTAGTTGAAACAGTAAAAGGTTATGCAAAGCATGAAAAAGAAACTTTTGAAGGTATTGCAAATGCAAAAACAAGATATATGTCAGCAACTACACCAGAAGAAAAAATGGAAGCTAATAATCAATTAAGTGGTTTCTTAGGCAGACTTTTTGCAATATCAGAGGCATATCCAGAATTAAAAGCAAATACAGGTTTTGAAAATTTACAAGCCCAACTTGTAGAAGTTGAAAACAAAATAAGATTTGCTAGACAATTCTATAATGATACTGTAACTGAATATAATCAAACTATCCAAATGTTTCCTGGTAGTTTATTTGCAGGATTTTTTAACTATCATAATGCAGAATTATTTAAAGCAAATGAAATGGCAAGAGAAGAAGTACAAGTTAAATTTTAA
- a CDS encoding alpha/beta hydrolase family protein encodes MENLKLDSFLEYKFLSNLDFNPDGSNLAFSLSEADLENNSYKHFIYSLDTKNKEIKRLTHFGKEKNSLWLNNNIILFSADRDKDIEEKKKNGETWTIFYALDIKNGGEAYEYMKLPVDVTEIKIIDENNFILTADFDNNSLNLNDLKGEEREKAIKQIEENKDYEVLDEIPFWSNGNGFRNKKRNKLYNFDKLNNKLTPISDEYTNVESFNVKENKVIFIGRTYKNKQALTAGLWTYDVKNNKLETIIPNNIYDISYANFIEDKIICALSDMKEYGINENHKIYLIDSNKNINLLYDNDTWLACTVGSDCRLGGGKSFKVIENKLYFLSTIADSVYLSSLDTNGKVKVLSSENGSIDFFDIANNEIYYVGMRNYTLQEIYKLENNSSIKLSSFNDEINKKYKISKPEVFDFSTNGDRTKGFVIYPIDYDKNKTYPAILDIHGGPKTVYGDVYYHEMQVWANMGYFVIFTNPHGSDGYGNKFADIRGKYGTIDYEDLMYFTDYVLEKYPIDKSKVGVTGGSYGGYMTNWIIGHTDRFKCAASQRSISNWISKFGTTDIGYYFNADQNQATPWINHDKLWWHSPLKYADKAKTPTLFIHSEEDYRCWLAEGLQMFTALKYHGIEARLCMFRGENHELSRSGKPKHRIRRLTEITNWFEKYLK; translated from the coding sequence ATGGAGAATTTAAAATTGGATAGTTTTTTGGAATATAAATTTTTATCAAATTTAGATTTCAATCCTGATGGAAGTAATTTAGCTTTTAGCCTTAGTGAAGCAGATTTAGAAAACAATTCTTACAAACATTTTATTTACAGCTTGGATACAAAAAATAAAGAAATTAAAAGATTAACTCATTTTGGAAAGGAAAAAAATTCTCTTTGGTTAAATAATAATATTATTTTATTTTCAGCTGATAGAGATAAAGATATAGAAGAAAAGAAAAAAAATGGAGAAACTTGGACTATATTTTATGCACTTGATATAAAAAATGGTGGTGAAGCCTATGAATATATGAAATTACCTGTTGATGTAACAGAAATTAAAATAATTGATGAAAATAATTTTATACTTACAGCTGATTTTGATAATAATTCACTTAATTTGAATGATTTAAAAGGTGAAGAAAGAGAAAAAGCAATTAAACAAATTGAAGAAAACAAGGATTATGAAGTTTTAGATGAAATTCCATTTTGGAGTAATGGAAATGGTTTTAGAAATAAAAAAAGAAATAAACTTTATAACTTTGATAAATTAAATAATAAATTAACTCCTATTTCTGATGAATATACAAATGTTGAATCTTTTAATGTAAAGGAAAATAAAGTTATTTTTATAGGCAGAACTTATAAGAATAAACAAGCTTTAACTGCTGGGCTTTGGACTTATGACGTCAAAAATAACAAACTAGAAACAATTATTCCTAATAATATTTATGATATCAGTTATGCTAATTTTATTGAGGATAAAATAATCTGTGCTTTAAGTGATATGAAAGAATATGGTATAAATGAAAATCATAAAATATATTTGATAGATAGTAATAAAAACATAAATCTTTTATATGATAATGACACTTGGCTTGCTTGCACAGTTGGAAGTGATTGTAGATTAGGTGGAGGAAAATCATTTAAAGTAATAGAAAATAAACTATATTTTCTATCTACAATAGCAGATAGTGTGTATCTAAGTTCACTTGATACAAATGGAAAGGTTAAAGTTTTATCTTCTGAAAATGGAAGTATAGATTTTTTTGATATAGCAAATAATGAAATATATTATGTTGGAATGAGAAATTATACTTTACAAGAAATTTACAAATTAGAAAATAATTCTTCTATTAAATTAAGTTCTTTTAATGATGAAATAAATAAAAAATATAAGATATCTAAACCAGAAGTTTTTGATTTTAGTACAAATGGGGATAGAACAAAAGGCTTTGTAATTTATCCTATTGACTATGATAAAAATAAAACATATCCAGCGATACTTGATATACATGGTGGACCTAAAACAGTTTATGGAGATGTTTATTATCATGAAATGCAAGTCTGGGCTAATATGGGTTACTTTGTAATATTTACTAATCCGCATGGTAGCGATGGATATGGAAATAAATTTGCAGATATTAGGGGAAAATATGGAACTATTGACTATGAAGATTTAATGTACTTTACTGATTATGTTTTAGAAAAGTATCCTATTGATAAATCAAAAGTTGGAGTAACAGGTGGTTCTTATGGTGGATATATGACTAACTGGATAATAGGGCATACAGATAGATTTAAGTGTGCTGCCTCTCAAAGAAGTATATCTAACTGGATTTCAAAATTTGGTACAACAGATATAGGATATTACTTTAATGCTGACCAAAATCAAGCTACCCCTTGGATAAATCATGATAAATTATGGTGGCATTCTCCACTTAAATATGCAGATAAAGCTAAAACACCAACTTTATTTATACATTCAGAGGAAGATTACAGATGTTGGTTAGCAGAAGGCTTGCAAATGTTTACTGCTTTAAAATACCATGGAATAGAAGCTAGACTTTGTATGTTTAGAGGAGAAAATCATGAATTATCAAGAAGTGGAAAACCTAAACATAGAATTAGAAGACTAACAGAAATTACAAATTGGTTTGAGAAATATTTAAAGTAA
- the pckA gene encoding phosphoenolpyruvate carboxykinase (ATP), producing MKMYGLEKLGISNVIAAHYNLSPAQLVEKALANNEGTLSDTGAFVITTGKYTGRAPNDKFFVDTPEVHKYIDWTRNQPIEKEKFEAIFGKLVAYLQNREIFIFDGRAGADLEHTRRFRIINELASQNLFIHQLLIRTNEDYNENNNIDFTIISAPNFHCVPEIDGVNSEAAIIIDFESKLAIICGTRYSGEIKKSVFSIMNYIMPHENILPMHCSANMDPVTHETAIFFGLSGTGKTTLSADPNRKLIGDDEHGWCDKGIFNFEGGCYAKCINLKEESEPEIYHAIKFGSLVENVTLNPKTREINYEDASITPNTRVGYPIHYIPNAELSGVGGIPKVVIFLTADSFGVLPPISRLSQEAAMYHFVTGFTAKLAGTELGVKEPVPTFSTCFGEPFMPMDPSVYAKMLGERLEKHNTKVYLINTGWSGGAYGTGSRINLKYTRAMVTAVLNGYFDNAEYKHDEIFNLDIPQSCPDVPSKIMNPIDTWEDRDKYTVAAKKLANLFYTNFKEKYPNMPENIINAGPKYNN from the coding sequence ATGAAAATGTACGGACTTGAGAAATTAGGAATTAGTAATGTAATAGCAGCTCACTATAATTTGAGCCCTGCACAGCTTGTAGAGAAGGCTTTGGCAAATAATGAAGGAACATTGAGTGATACTGGTGCCTTTGTTATAACAACTGGTAAATATACTGGTCGTGCACCAAATGATAAATTTTTTGTAGACACTCCAGAAGTTCATAAATATATTGATTGGACTAGAAATCAACCTATTGAAAAAGAAAAATTTGAAGCAATTTTTGGAAAGTTAGTTGCTTATTTACAAAATCGTGAAATTTTTATTTTTGATGGAAGAGCAGGAGCTGATTTAGAACATACTAGAAGATTCCGTATTATAAATGAATTAGCTAGTCAAAACTTATTTATTCATCAACTATTAATTAGAACAAATGAAGATTATAATGAAAATAATAATATTGACTTTACTATTATTTCTGCACCTAACTTCCACTGTGTGCCTGAAATAGATGGAGTAAATTCAGAAGCTGCTATAATAATTGATTTTGAAAGTAAATTGGCTATTATTTGTGGTACAAGATATTCAGGAGAAATCAAGAAAAGTGTATTCTCTATAATGAACTATATTATGCCTCATGAAAATATTTTACCCATGCACTGTTCAGCAAATATGGATCCAGTAACTCATGAAACTGCAATTTTCTTTGGATTATCTGGAACTGGCAAAACAACTCTATCAGCTGATCCTAATCGTAAATTGATAGGTGATGATGAACATGGTTGGTGTGATAAGGGAATTTTTAACTTTGAAGGTGGATGCTATGCAAAATGTATAAATCTCAAAGAAGAAAGTGAACCTGAAATTTATCATGCTATTAAATTTGGAAGCTTAGTAGAAAATGTTACTCTAAACCCTAAAACAAGAGAAATTAATTATGAGGATGCAAGTATAACACCAAATACAAGAGTAGGATATCCTATACATTATATCCCTAATGCTGAATTATCAGGGGTAGGTGGAATACCAAAAGTTGTTATATTCTTAACAGCAGATTCTTTTGGAGTATTGCCTCCAATTTCAAGATTGAGTCAAGAAGCTGCAATGTATCATTTTGTAACTGGATTTACTGCAAAACTAGCTGGAACAGAATTAGGAGTAAAAGAGCCAGTTCCAACATTTTCAACATGTTTTGGAGAACCATTTATGCCTATGGATCCAAGTGTATATGCTAAAATGCTTGGTGAAAGATTAGAAAAACATAATACAAAAGTATATTTAATCAACACTGGTTGGTCTGGTGGAGCCTATGGAACAGGAAGTAGAATAAATTTAAAATATACTCGTGCTATGGTAACAGCTGTATTAAATGGATATTTTGATAATGCTGAATACAAGCATGATGAAATATTTAATTTAGATATTCCTCAATCTTGTCCAGATGTTCCTAGTAAAATTATGAATCCAATAGATACTTGGGAAGATAGAGATAAATATACTGTAGCTGCTAAAAAATTAGCTAATCTATTTTATACTAATTTTAAAGAAAAATATCCAAATATGCCAGAAAATATTATTAATGCTGGTCCTAAATATAATAATTAA
- a CDS encoding AMP-binding protein, whose protein sequence is MQIVTDKNKVALYYKNEALTYKEFILNTKKIKQFSKIKEFTNNMIYMENRPELLYSFFAIWDSRATCVCIDASSTAEELTYYIDNSDVVKIFTTKMQVDKVKEALNILNKQIEIIIVDEVNLSEIKIDENSQENLVINSPEKEDIALILYTSGTTGKPKGVMLTFDNIWANVGSLDVYKMYEDTDVFLALLPMHHILPLLGTGIMPLLYSATIVFLEDISSAALIDAMKKYKVTMMIGVPKLWEVMHKKIMDTINSKRITKFIFKLAKMVNSLSFSKLIFKKVSEGFGGHIKFFVSGGSKLNPQITKDFYTLGIKICEGYGMTETSPIISYTPKNNIVFDSAGKVIKDVEVKIADDNEILVKGRNVMKGYYKNPEATAEIIDKDGWLHTGDLGKLENDYLYITGRKKEMIVLSNGKNINPIEIESKISSMTNLISEIVVTEYNSILTAVIHPDLEKVKEEKIGNIYENLKWEVVDKYNQKTSDYKKILDVKILNEDFPKTKIGKIKRFMIADMLDGKIEKQERKPEPDFEEYNKIKKYLVDIKGKDVYFDSHIEIDLGMDSLDMVEFQYFLDLNYGIKEDNLISKYPTLLELANYIKDNRNQEKIGNLDWKEILNKDTSAKLPSSSFIAVFFKFLSFILFKTFFRVKVKGKEKIEKDKPTIFVANHQSFLDGFLFNYSVPLKVMKKTYFLATVIHFKSSIMKFMADSSNVVLVDMNKDIAEVMQILAKLLKKNKNIAIFPEGTRTRDGKIDKFKKSFAILAKELNVDIQPYVIDGAYELFPAGKKFPRPGKITIEFLDKIKVDNLTYDEIVNEAYSIIKNKIED, encoded by the coding sequence ATGCAAATTGTAACTGATAAAAATAAAGTAGCTTTATATTATAAAAATGAAGCTCTTACTTATAAAGAATTTATCTTAAACACAAAAAAAATAAAACAATTTTCAAAAATAAAAGAATTTACAAACAATATGATATATATGGAAAATAGACCAGAATTATTATATAGTTTTTTTGCTATTTGGGATAGTAGAGCAACTTGTGTTTGTATAGATGCTTCAAGTACAGCAGAAGAATTGACATATTATATTGATAATTCAGATGTTGTTAAAATATTTACTACTAAAATGCAAGTTGATAAAGTAAAAGAAGCCTTAAATATTTTAAATAAGCAAATTGAAATTATTATTGTAGATGAGGTAAATTTAAGTGAAATAAAAATTGATGAAAATTCACAGGAAAATTTAGTGATTAATTCACCAGAAAAAGAAGATATAGCCTTAATCCTATATACTTCTGGAACAACTGGGAAACCTAAGGGAGTTATGTTGACATTTGATAATATTTGGGCAAATGTTGGCTCACTTGATGTATATAAAATGTACGAAGATACTGATGTATTTCTTGCATTATTACCAATGCATCATATATTACCTCTTTTAGGAACAGGTATTATGCCTCTTTTATATTCTGCTACAATAGTATTTCTTGAAGATATTTCTTCTGCTGCACTTATAGATGCAATGAAAAAATATAAGGTTACTATGATGATAGGTGTTCCTAAGCTTTGGGAAGTAATGCATAAAAAGATTATGGATACAATAAATTCAAAAAGAATAACAAAATTTATTTTTAAACTTGCTAAAATGGTAAATTCTTTAAGTTTTAGTAAATTAATATTTAAAAAAGTGAGTGAAGGTTTTGGAGGACATATTAAATTTTTTGTATCAGGGGGATCTAAATTAAATCCACAAATTACAAAAGATTTTTATACTCTTGGAATAAAAATCTGTGAAGGATATGGGATGACTGAGACTTCACCAATAATTTCATATACTCCTAAGAATAATATAGTTTTTGATTCAGCAGGAAAAGTCATCAAAGATGTGGAAGTCAAAATTGCTGATGATAATGAAATACTTGTCAAGGGTAGAAATGTAATGAAAGGTTACTATAAAAATCCTGAGGCAACTGCTGAGATAATAGATAAAGATGGATGGTTACATACTGGAGATTTAGGAAAGTTAGAAAATGACTATCTATATATAACAGGTAGAAAAAAGGAAATGATAGTTTTATCTAATGGAAAAAATATAAATCCTATTGAAATTGAGTCAAAAATTTCTTCTATGACTAATTTAATTTCTGAAATAGTTGTTACAGAATATAATTCTATTTTAACAGCAGTTATACATCCAGACCTTGAAAAGGTAAAAGAAGAAAAAATTGGTAATATTTATGAAAATCTAAAATGGGAAGTAGTTGATAAATATAACCAAAAAACTTCTGATTATAAAAAGATACTAGATGTCAAAATTCTAAATGAAGATTTTCCAAAAACAAAAATTGGTAAGATTAAAAGATTTATGATAGCAGATATGCTAGATGGAAAGATTGAAAAGCAAGAAAGAAAACCTGAACCAGATTTTGAAGAATATAATAAAATTAAAAAATATCTTGTTGATATTAAAGGGAAAGATGTATATTTTGACTCACATATTGAAATTGATTTAGGTATGGATTCTCTTGATATGGTTGAATTTCAATATTTCTTAGATTTGAATTATGGTATTAAAGAAGATAATTTAATCTCTAAATATCCTACTCTTTTAGAGCTTGCTAACTATATAAAGGATAATAGAAATCAAGAAAAAATTGGAAATCTTGATTGGAAGGAAATTCTAAATAAAGATACAAGTGCAAAATTACCAAGTTCAAGTTTTATTGCAGTATTTTTTAAATTTTTATCTTTTATTCTTTTTAAAACATTTTTTAGAGTTAAGGTAAAAGGTAAAGAAAAAATTGAAAAAGATAAGCCTACTATCTTTGTTGCAAATCATCAAAGTTTCTTAGATGGTTTCTTATTTAATTATTCTGTTCCTTTAAAAGTTATGAAAAAAACTTATTTCTTGGCAACAGTAATACATTTTAAAAGTTCTATAATGAAATTTATGGCTGATTCTTCAAATGTTGTATTGGTTGATATGAATAAGGATATTGCAGAAGTAATGCAAATACTTGCTAAACTTTTAAAGAAAAATAAAAATATTGCTATTTTCCCAGAAGGCACAAGAACAAGAGATGGTAAAATAGATAAATTTAAAAAATCTTTTGCTATTCTTGCAAAAGAATTAAATGTTGATATTCAACCTTATGTTATAGATGGTGCTTATGAATTGTTCCCAGCTGGTAAAAAATTCCCTAGACCTGGAAAAATTACTATTGAATTTTTAGATAAGATAAAAGTTGACAATTTAACTTATGATGAAATAGTAAATGAAGCTTATTCAATTATTAAAAATAAGATAGAAGATTAA